From the genome of Luteibacter rhizovicinus DSM 16549:
TCCTGATGAAATGACTTCCGCAACATCCACGGCGTTGAACGCCACCATGTCGGCAACCTGTTGACCCATGGGATCGATCACGGTCAGTCGCTGTCCCGCCTTCAGCTCGAACGCCACGCCGCTCTGCGGCGGGATCACCTCGGTCATGCGGCTCTCCCGTGCGGTTTGAACGGGCATTGCCACGGACCGTCGATCTTCCGGCCGCTGTATTGCAAGGCTTCCGAGCTTTCGCCGTGCACCGCGAGCATCGGATTGGCCGAGCCATTCATCGCCACGTCGCGCTCGATGATGGCTTCACGCAACCTGTCGTAGCGGCCCTGTTCCCGCAAGTACTCGAACTGCGCATGGAGATTGAAGACCATGGCTGGATGAGCCAGCCGGCGCGCTTCGCGACTGGCGCCGGGATGAAGACCGATGACGTAAAAGCTCTGGCCGCCGACGCTCATGCTGAATTTTTCGGACGCGGGATCGCTGCTGACCGACGGATCCCACGCGAACGACTCGCTGTCGACATCGTGGATGCCCTGCAAACGCGCGAACAGAGACGCTTCGAATCCTGACTCATCCATTCCGCGGGAGTCCGGAAAGTGAACGACGAGGCTGTGAAACACGTGCTCGGGCTTCCGACGGCCTGCGAAGCCCTGAATCGCCTGCGCCAGCCATGCGTCATCTTTGCCACAGCGAATGTCACCAGAGACGACGTGCGTGATCTGGTTTCGCGTATGAGCCGTTTTCGCGGCAAGGCAGGGAAAGACGTTACTCGAAAGATGGTCGGCGAAGATCGTTTCGACAGAAGGGCGTACAGACATGGAGGTACTCGGTACAAATGAGTACGCACCCTCGCGGTTGAGGCGTGAATAGCCGGGGCAACCTCCGTGAAGGCTTTGCTGACCCGTGTGAGCACCCGGCCGTCGCATTCACGGGCGTGTACGACGCCCTCACGGGAGTGCTCTCGCGAATGCACCGGGCTTCTGTTACACGTAAGTTCCCGGCTCGACGAACGCTATGAAACGCCTGCCAGGGTTCAGAACTTCGCCTGCGTGAAGGAGATGGGCGCCCGCCGATGCCAGCAGGGAGAGCGTGCGGTCGCGATGAGACACCATGATCCATGGTGATCGAGCCGACTCGGGTCCGTCTTCGGTCGATACCGCATCGAGCGCGGCCAGGAAGCGCGAACGCTCCGGCGTGTGCGTCACGACGCCTTCGTTGGTGAGACCCGCCGCATTGATACCGAGCAACTCGCATAGACGTCCCTTGGCGTCGGCCTCGCGATAGTCCGCCCCACGCCGGCTATCCACCGCATCGGCGACGCTCGTGTCTGCCCAGCCTCCCCTATCGGTCTGCAGCGGAGCATCGCTTTCCCATGCTTCCGGAGGACATAGCTTCTGTCCGGGATCGACCGAAATAAACGGATTCACCTCGGCGGGATAGATGCGACAGGCCATCGGCCGACGCTCGTAGATGCCGCAGGTCATGTCACTGCGAAGGTTCGGGCAGGCCCCCGCAAAGCTGGCCAACAAGGACACGATGACGCGTACCGGAAGCGAACCGCTCGCCGCCGGGAACGAGCGCTTGCGCTTGTGCTGGGCCACGCCGTCGTCCGCTGGCATCTCCTGCGGCCAGGGGATCGCCTCGCAGAAGAGCTCGACCGTGCCACCCTCGCTGAGCCAGGTCCGGGCTTCGGTAAGTCCGAGGGGAAGTCTCAGGCCGTGGCAGCAACGGCCGCACATCGTGCAGGAAAAATGCAGGGGCATGGAAGCCGGGTCCAGATCGGGGTCGAGGGGAGGTACGCCTGACCATTCGGTTCAGATACCGATCCGGTTACAGGTCCCGGTCGGGATCCTGCAAGTTTCGCCGATTTGAGGGATCAGGGCCGTGCCTCGAGCACGATATTGAACGGTGTCTCCGCGGCGCGCCGGAGATGACGGAAGCCGCCGGCATCCACGATGACCTTGCGCAGACGAGCCTCACCCGCCTGCGCGCCGAGGGCGGGGCCGTGCCGGGCCAACGAGACCGGGACGCAGATCATCGACGACGCCGCGTAATAGATGCGGCCGACCGGATTGAGGTTGTCCGCCGTGCTGTCGCCGGCGAATGGCTCGACGACCATGCAGGTGCCATCGTCTTTCAGCGCGGTCCGCGCGTGACGTGCGGCGCCATCGGGATCGGCCATGTCGTGCAGGCAATCGAAGAAAGCGATCAGGTCGAAATCGCGACCGGCGTAACCGGTGGCGTCGGCTTGTTCGAACGAGGCGTTGCCCACCCCGGCGTCCTTCGCCCGCTTGCGAGCGACCTCGATCGACGGTGCGTGGTAGTCGTAGCCAATGAAGTGCGACTGGGGAAAGGCCTTCGCCATCAGCACGGTGCTCGCACCATGTCCACAGCCGATGTCGGCTACCTTGCCACCGCGCCCGAGCTTGTCGACGACACCGTCGAGCGCCGGCAGCCACGCATTCAGAAGATGCATGTGGTAACCGCCGCGGAAAAACCGTTCCACACCGTGGAACAGGCAGGTGTGATGCTCGCCCCATTCCATGCCGGCCCCGCTGCGGAAGTTGTCGCGCACGCGGGGATACGTATGGAAGAGCGCCCGGGCAATTTCGTAGGCACCGGCGAGATCGACCGGGCCCGCCGGATCGGCGAGACACGCCGCCTGCTCGTCGCTGAGCCGGAAGGTCCCCGAGGAGGCGTCGTAGTCGACATAACCACCGGCGGCCTGGTTACCGAGCCATTCCCGGAGGTAGCGCTCGTTGGTCCCGGTGCGCGCGGCCAGCTCGGCAGGTGTCAGGGACTCTTTCGCAAGCGCCTTGTACAAGCCCAGCTCGTCACCGAGCAAGACGAGAACCGCGCTGAAGGCAGCGCCAAGATCGCCGACCGCCTTGCCGAGGAACGCATTGAGTTTTGCTTCGTCGATGGACATGAGTGGGCACTCCTGGACACCGCCTGCCGGTTTAGCGCAATACGTCCTCTCGTTCCATTCGACGAATAGCCTATGTATCAAACGTGTGCCAGTGGATCCTCCACGCGTGGAAAATAGACCAGATCACGCCGCTTGACGTAGTCGATAGCGGCGAAGTTCATCTGTATCGCCCCCGGCGTTGCCACTGAAAGGATGTGGTCGGCGAGTGGCGCGAAGTTCGTATGGAAGTGATGGCTGGACTTCACCACGATCCATCGCTTGCCATGGAGATCGATGCCCAGTCCGGTAAATGCGTCCGGCGAGAAGACCTGCCCGCGAATCGAGTTCACCACGACATCGATACCGTCACAGGTCAGCCAGACCGAACGTCCCATCGATTCGGGCGCACCGCCAAGACCGACTTGCGTGTGCGACTCGACCACCGAGCGCACCGTCACCATCACATCGAGAGGATCGCCGGAGGATGCCCCGCATTTGCCGCCCAGGCGCAGCATGAGGCGCGCGCCGACGCCCGCTTCGGCGCACACCAGGGCGCTCATGGGATCCCATACGGCCCCCAGGGCGGCATTCTGCATGCCGCGCACAAGCATGGCTTTCAGCAGGCTGACGTTATCGCCGGGAGCGCCGCCACCAGGATTGTCGGCCGTGTCGGCCAATACCACCCTGCCTGCTAGCGCGACCGCCTGATCGAGTGCCTCGACGATTCCGGGCATGCGCGGTAGCAAGGCCTGACGCTGTGCATAGATGTCCCGGCCGAGTTCGTCAGCCGTACGCCTGGCAAGATCCACGTCGCCATCGGCAATCACCAGCATCTTCGATCCGGTTTCCAGGGTATCGCCCCAGGGAAAACCATGAACGAAGCTGACCGACAGGATGCCGGGCCTGCGCTCGGCCTCACGCAGGCGCGACAACAGCTCACCCATGACCTTGCCGGTGGTCGGATAGAAGCCAATCATGCGGCAGTCG
Proteins encoded in this window:
- the gntA gene encoding guanitoxin biosynthesis heme-dependent pre-guanitoxin N-hydroxylase GntA, with product MRRPGAHTGQQSLHGGCPGYSRLNREGAYSFVPSTSMSVRPSVETIFADHLSSNVFPCLAAKTAHTRNQITHVVSGDIRCGKDDAWLAQAIQGFAGRRKPEHVFHSLVVHFPDSRGMDESGFEASLFARLQGIHDVDSESFAWDPSVSSDPASEKFSMSVGGQSFYVIGLHPGASREARRLAHPAMVFNLHAQFEYLREQGRYDRLREAIIERDVAMNGSANPMLAVHGESSEALQYSGRKIDGPWQCPFKPHGRAA
- a CDS encoding YkgJ family cysteine cluster protein gives rise to the protein MPLHFSCTMCGRCCHGLRLPLGLTEARTWLSEGGTVELFCEAIPWPQEMPADDGVAQHKRKRSFPAASGSLPVRVIVSLLASFAGACPNLRSDMTCGIYERRPMACRIYPAEVNPFISVDPGQKLCPPEAWESDAPLQTDRGGWADTSVADAVDSRRGADYREADAKGRLCELLGINAAGLTNEGVVTHTPERSRFLAALDAVSTEDGPESARSPWIMVSHRDRTLSLLASAGAHLLHAGEVLNPGRRFIAFVEPGTYV
- a CDS encoding class I SAM-dependent methyltransferase, which encodes MSIDEAKLNAFLGKAVGDLGAAFSAVLVLLGDELGLYKALAKESLTPAELAARTGTNERYLREWLGNQAAGGYVDYDASSGTFRLSDEQAACLADPAGPVDLAGAYEIARALFHTYPRVRDNFRSGAGMEWGEHHTCLFHGVERFFRGGYHMHLLNAWLPALDGVVDKLGRGGKVADIGCGHGASTVLMAKAFPQSHFIGYDYHAPSIEVARKRAKDAGVGNASFEQADATGYAGRDFDLIAFFDCLHDMADPDGAARHARTALKDDGTCMVVEPFAGDSTADNLNPVGRIYYAASSMICVPVSLARHGPALGAQAGEARLRKVIVDAGGFRHLRRAAETPFNIVLEARP
- a CDS encoding M81 family metallopeptidase — translated: MRIFAAGISTETNTFAPWPTGMRGFEEGGLYRGDASTSDHGTNGLVARLYGKLSSEDGHEFVEGLFANAEPSGPTVQHVWEDLRDEIVAQATAEGPFDVILLLLHGAMVATGCDDCEADLVIRLRAACGPDTSIGVELDPHCHLSQVLVDVADAVILMKEYPHVDYADRARELYDLCIGKARGRLHPVSALFDCRMIGFYPTTGKVMGELLSRLREAERRPGILSVSFVHGFPWGDTLETGSKMLVIADGDVDLARRTADELGRDIYAQRQALLPRMPGIVEALDQAVALAGRVVLADTADNPGGGAPGDNVSLLKAMLVRGMQNAALGAVWDPMSALVCAEAGVGARLMLRLGGKCGASSGDPLDVMVTVRSVVESHTQVGLGGAPESMGRSVWLTCDGIDVVVNSIRGQVFSPDAFTGLGIDLHGKRWIVVKSSHHFHTNFAPLADHILSVATPGAIQMNFAAIDYVKRRDLVYFPRVEDPLAHV